From Deltaproteobacteria bacterium, one genomic window encodes:
- a CDS encoding 4Fe-4S binding protein, protein MFKALKVRSSQGQQYIVDVRAAVPKGFRGRPVIREGACGGCQACGDVCPTKAISFDPVRIDLGRCVFCNECVLACPEGKIAFTSETHMAAATREGLVVRSSDAEPSPVAVSDALKAMFGRSLKLRSVSAGGCNGCELELNAMANVNFDFGRYGIDWVASPRHADALVLSGPLTRNMSQALSLTYEAIPDPKFVIAFGACAISGGLYADSPALDRAFLERFRPSLYVPGCPPHPLTFINGLLDLLGIRTNPIDSTKNH, encoded by the coding sequence AAGGCCAGCAGTACATCGTCGACGTGCGCGCGGCGGTGCCCAAGGGCTTTCGCGGCCGGCCGGTGATTCGCGAGGGCGCGTGCGGCGGGTGTCAGGCCTGTGGCGATGTCTGTCCCACGAAGGCCATCTCCTTCGATCCCGTGCGCATCGATCTGGGCCGGTGCGTCTTCTGCAATGAGTGCGTGCTCGCCTGCCCGGAAGGGAAGATCGCGTTCACCTCCGAGACGCACATGGCTGCCGCGACCCGCGAGGGACTCGTGGTTCGCTCATCTGACGCCGAGCCGTCGCCGGTGGCGGTCTCCGACGCCCTGAAGGCCATGTTCGGGCGCTCGCTCAAGTTGCGCTCGGTCTCGGCCGGCGGCTGCAACGGCTGCGAGCTCGAGCTCAACGCCATGGCCAACGTGAACTTCGACTTCGGCCGCTACGGCATCGACTGGGTGGCCTCGCCGCGCCACGCGGATGCGCTGGTGCTGAGCGGGCCGCTCACCCGGAACATGAGCCAGGCGCTCAGCCTCACCTACGAGGCGATTCCGGATCCCAAGTTCGTGATTGCCTTCGGCGCCTGCGCCATCTCGGGTGGGCTCTACGCGGACTCGCCCGCGCTCGATCGCGCCTTCCTCGAGCGCTTCCGGCCCAGCCTCTACGTCCCCGGGTGCCCGCCGCATCCGCTCACGTTCATCAACGGCCTGCTGGATCTCCTGGGCATCAGGACCAACCCAATCGACTCGACGAAGAACCACTAA